A single region of the Plantactinospora soyae genome encodes:
- a CDS encoding sporulation protein has translation MVFKKMLSALGVGGPSVDTVLTNPNTRPGLVLDGQVNLRGGETPADIEQITLALVTRVEMEAGDSEYAGTMEFYRLPVSGAMRLEAKQEVTIPFQLPVPWETPITDVYGQRLRGMTMGLRTELAIARAVDKSDLDAVAVHPLPVHEKILEAFAQLGFQFKNADLERGHIYGVQQTLPFYQEIEFFAAPQYAHAIREVELTFVTNQHGIDVIIECDKRGGLFSGGQDTVGRYTATHAEVDQVDWRARVEGWLGQTVASYGRHPGHGHPGKQGGHHGRHGAGGMVAGAALGLAGGMIAGEMLEDSFEGDFGDFGGE, from the coding sequence ATGGTCTTCAAGAAGATGTTGAGCGCGCTCGGCGTCGGTGGTCCGAGCGTGGACACGGTGCTGACCAACCCGAACACCCGGCCCGGCCTGGTGCTCGACGGACAGGTGAACCTGCGTGGCGGCGAGACCCCGGCCGACATCGAGCAGATCACCCTGGCCCTGGTCACCCGGGTCGAGATGGAGGCCGGCGACAGCGAGTACGCCGGCACGATGGAGTTCTACCGGCTTCCGGTGAGCGGGGCAATGCGGCTGGAGGCCAAGCAGGAAGTCACCATCCCGTTCCAGCTCCCGGTGCCGTGGGAGACCCCGATCACCGACGTCTACGGCCAGCGGCTGCGTGGGATGACGATGGGGCTGCGTACCGAGTTGGCGATCGCTCGGGCCGTCGACAAGAGCGATCTCGACGCGGTCGCGGTGCACCCGCTGCCGGTGCACGAGAAGATCCTCGAGGCGTTCGCGCAGCTCGGCTTCCAGTTCAAGAACGCCGACCTGGAGCGTGGCCACATCTACGGCGTCCAGCAGACGCTGCCGTTCTACCAGGAGATCGAGTTCTTCGCCGCACCGCAGTACGCGCACGCGATCCGTGAGGTCGAGCTGACCTTCGTCACCAACCAGCACGGAATCGACGTCATCATCGAGTGCGACAAGCGCGGCGGGTTGTTCAGCGGGGGACAGGACACCGTTGGCCGGTACACCGCCACGCACGCCGAGGTCGACCAGGTCGACTGGCGGGCCCGGGTGGAGGGCTGGCTCGGCCAGACGGTCGCCAGCTACGGCCGGCACCCGGGCCACGGCCACCCCGGCAAGCAGGGCGGTCACCACGGCCGGCACGGAGCCGGAGGCATGGTCGCCGGTGCCGCGCTCGGGCTGGCCGGTGGCATGATCGCCGGCGAGATGCTGGAGGACTCCTTCGAGGGCGACTTCGGCGACTTCGGCGGGGAGTAG
- a CDS encoding alpha/beta hydrolase family protein, translating to MVILAGDTQPMHRAAVRVARYLASVIPDSIPQAAVEAFTRQAALIDSPELSPATPAADLPFGWPASYWLDLRGDDPVAAAAALDKPMLILQGGRDYQVTVDDDLTSWQAGLAHRPDVVIRVYDADNHLFFPGSGPSTPAEYEPPQHVDPAVIADIAEWLAISSRR from the coding sequence ATGGTGATCCTGGCCGGGGACACGCAGCCGATGCACCGCGCCGCCGTCCGCGTCGCCCGCTACCTCGCCTCGGTGATCCCCGACTCGATCCCCCAGGCCGCTGTCGAGGCGTTCACGCGGCAGGCGGCGCTCATCGACAGCCCCGAGCTGTCGCCGGCGACCCCGGCCGCGGACCTGCCGTTCGGCTGGCCCGCCTCGTACTGGCTGGACCTGCGCGGCGACGACCCGGTCGCCGCCGCGGCGGCGCTGGACAAACCGATGCTCATCCTGCAGGGCGGCCGCGACTACCAGGTGACCGTTGACGACGACCTTACGAGCTGGCAGGCCGGACTTGCCCATCGGCCGGACGTCGTGATCCGCGTCTACGACGCCGACAACCATCTGTTCTTCCCAGGCTCGGGTCCGTCCACGCCCGCCGAGTACGAGCCACCGCAGCACGTCGACCCGGCCGTGATCGCCGACATCGCCGAATGGCTGGCGATCAGCTCCCGAAGGTAG
- a CDS encoding HelD family protein, translating into MLYGRLDELRKQADERLGYALRNTGGTQQERSQRDSTVQMYTEQLERLGAVEQGLCFGRLDLDSGTRRYIGRIGMFADADEFEPVLLDWRAPAARPFYLATAATPEGVRRRRHIRTRDRAVVGLDDEVLDLAVAGRAGGGTGGLTGEAALLAAVNASRTGRMIDIVRTIQAEQDQVIRADLDGVLVVQGGPGTGKTAVALHRAAYLLYTHRQILSTRGVLLVGPNATFLRYISQVLPALAETGVLLRTVGELFPGVTATRAEPAEVAELKGRPEMVRVLAAAIQDRQRVPDEPLEISIERDSIVLDPATVVAARDRARRSGRPHNLARPLFDIEIIHALADQLAERIGADPLGGENLLDEADLAEFRRELRTEPEVLAVLDWLWPVLTPQQVVAGLFASTDRLAVAGADLSEAERASLWREPRGGWTPADVPLLDEAAELLGEDDRAAQARVARQRQAEIEYAEGVLEIASGSKSIDFEDEAGAEDGMLDVTDLLVADRLAERQEDGEQLTTAERAAADRGWAFGHVIVDEAQELSPMAWRVLMRRSPSRSMTLVGDVAQTGALAGASSWHGVLESYVGDRWRLEELTVSYRTPAEIMAVAAKVLAEIDPTLTTPRAVRGTGEQPWDVQVDEDALPDRLVEAIRAEVAKVGDGRVGVIVPAGRGAVLGLAATEAVPGLALGDAPELESRVVLLTVAQAKGLEFDSVLVVDPDRIVAESPRGRNDLYVALTRATQRLGVLRVG; encoded by the coding sequence ATGCTCTACGGACGCCTGGACGAGTTGCGGAAACAGGCCGACGAGCGGCTCGGGTACGCCCTCCGGAACACCGGCGGCACCCAGCAGGAACGCTCACAGCGCGACAGCACCGTACAGATGTACACGGAACAGCTCGAACGGTTGGGCGCGGTGGAACAGGGGCTCTGTTTCGGTCGTCTCGACCTCGACAGCGGCACCCGCCGGTACATCGGCCGGATCGGCATGTTCGCCGATGCCGACGAGTTCGAACCCGTGCTGCTGGACTGGCGCGCCCCGGCGGCCCGACCGTTCTATCTCGCCACCGCCGCGACACCCGAAGGCGTACGCCGCCGCCGGCACATCCGGACCCGGGACCGCGCCGTCGTGGGCCTCGACGACGAGGTGCTCGACCTGGCCGTGGCGGGCCGGGCCGGCGGCGGCACTGGTGGACTCACCGGCGAGGCGGCACTGCTCGCCGCCGTGAACGCCAGCCGTACCGGTCGGATGATCGACATCGTCCGGACCATCCAGGCCGAGCAGGACCAGGTGATCCGGGCCGACCTCGACGGTGTGCTCGTCGTGCAGGGTGGTCCCGGCACCGGCAAGACCGCGGTGGCGCTGCACCGGGCCGCGTACCTGCTCTACACGCACCGGCAGATCCTCTCCACCCGGGGCGTGCTGCTGGTCGGCCCGAACGCGACCTTCCTGCGCTACATCTCCCAGGTACTGCCGGCGCTGGCCGAGACCGGCGTACTGCTGCGTACCGTCGGCGAGCTGTTCCCCGGCGTCACCGCGACCCGGGCCGAGCCGGCCGAGGTCGCCGAGCTCAAGGGCCGGCCCGAGATGGTGCGGGTGCTGGCCGCCGCCATCCAGGACCGGCAGCGGGTCCCGGACGAGCCGTTGGAGATCTCGATCGAGCGGGACTCCATCGTCCTCGACCCGGCGACCGTGGTCGCCGCGCGGGACCGGGCCCGCCGTTCGGGCCGGCCGCACAACCTGGCCCGGCCACTGTTCGACATCGAGATCATCCACGCCCTCGCCGACCAGCTCGCCGAGCGGATCGGCGCTGATCCACTGGGCGGGGAGAACCTGCTCGACGAGGCCGACCTTGCCGAGTTCCGGCGGGAGCTGCGTACCGAGCCCGAGGTGCTGGCCGTGCTGGACTGGCTCTGGCCGGTCCTCACTCCGCAGCAGGTCGTGGCCGGGCTGTTCGCCTCCACCGACCGGCTCGCGGTCGCCGGGGCGGATCTCTCCGAGGCGGAACGGGCCTCGCTGTGGCGCGAGCCCCGGGGCGGGTGGACCCCGGCCGACGTACCGCTGCTGGACGAGGCCGCCGAACTGCTCGGCGAGGACGACCGCGCGGCCCAGGCCCGCGTCGCGCGGCAGCGCCAGGCAGAGATCGAGTACGCCGAGGGCGTACTGGAGATCGCGTCCGGTTCCAAGTCGATCGACTTCGAGGACGAGGCCGGCGCCGAGGACGGAATGCTGGACGTCACCGACCTGCTCGTCGCCGACCGGTTGGCGGAGCGGCAGGAGGACGGCGAACAGTTGACCACCGCCGAGCGGGCGGCTGCGGACCGGGGCTGGGCCTTCGGCCACGTGATCGTGGACGAGGCGCAGGAACTCTCCCCGATGGCCTGGCGGGTGCTGATGCGGCGCTCGCCCAGCCGGTCCATGACGCTGGTCGGGGACGTGGCCCAGACCGGTGCGCTGGCCGGCGCGTCGTCGTGGCACGGGGTGCTGGAGTCGTACGTCGGCGACCGTTGGCGGCTGGAGGAGTTGACGGTGAGCTACCGGACGCCGGCCGAGATCATGGCGGTCGCCGCCAAGGTGCTGGCCGAGATCGATCCGACGCTGACCACGCCCCGCGCCGTACGCGGCACCGGCGAGCAGCCCTGGGACGTCCAGGTCGACGAGGACGCCCTGCCCGACCGGCTGGTCGAGGCGATCCGCGCCGAGGTCGCCAAGGTCGGCGACGGGCGGGTCGGAGTGATCGTTCCGGCCGGACGCGGTGCCGTACTGGGCTTGGCGGCCACCGAGGCCGTGCCCGGCCTGGCCCTCGGCGACGCCCCGGAGCTGGAGAGCCGGGTGGTGCTGCTGACCGTGGCGCAGGCGAAGGGGCTGGAGTTCGATTCGGTACTGGTCGTCGATCCGGACCGGATCGTCGCCGAGTCTCCCCGGGGGCGCAACGACCTGTACGTCGCCCTCACTCGGGCCACCCAGCGCCTCGGCGTACTCCGGGTCGGCTGA
- a CDS encoding SGNH/GDSL hydrolase family protein, which produces MIFEPGQRIVFIGDSITDCGRRDVAAPYGNGYVSLVHAFVTAAHPGLGLDWVNQGIGGDTVRDLAARWERDVVEARPDWLLVKIGINDVWRAFGSHPEDAVPIDEYETTLRRLLGRAVGATGCRLVLADPYLIEPDRDEPQRAQTDRYAEVVAKLANEFDARHVRTQAAFDRVLATTTPGDWADDRVHPNLPGHAVIAQAFLAVIGWHEPTGS; this is translated from the coding sequence GTGATCTTCGAGCCCGGCCAGCGCATCGTGTTCATCGGAGACAGCATCACCGACTGTGGGCGCCGGGACGTGGCCGCGCCGTACGGGAACGGCTACGTCAGCCTGGTCCACGCCTTCGTCACCGCCGCGCATCCCGGACTCGGGCTCGACTGGGTCAACCAGGGCATCGGCGGGGACACCGTGCGCGACCTCGCGGCCCGCTGGGAGCGGGACGTGGTCGAGGCCCGGCCGGACTGGCTCCTCGTGAAGATCGGGATCAACGACGTCTGGCGCGCCTTCGGCAGCCACCCCGAGGATGCCGTGCCGATCGACGAGTACGAGACGACGTTACGTCGACTGCTCGGCCGGGCCGTCGGGGCCACCGGATGCCGGCTGGTGCTCGCCGACCCGTACCTGATCGAGCCGGACCGTGACGAGCCGCAGCGCGCCCAGACCGACCGGTACGCCGAGGTGGTCGCCAAGCTGGCCAACGAGTTCGACGCCCGGCACGTACGCACCCAGGCGGCCTTCGACCGGGTGTTGGCGACCACGACGCCGGGGGACTGGGCCGACGACCGGGTCCACCCCAACCTGCCCGGCCATGCCGTCATCGCGCAGGCGTTCCTCGCCGTGATCGGCTGGCACGAGCCGACCGGGTCCTGA
- a CDS encoding ABC transporter permease produces MSAVDAVGDAVASRPDRTEVTGPGATTDARRPRPSTRAVSTRFFRSELRLIFGRRRNQAGMMALAAVPVIIAVAMRVTDAPAEGGDGPGFFSSITGNGLFVALAALGLELGLFLPIAVAAIAGDSVAGEANSGTLRYLLTVPVGRNRLLAVKYAGIVVFAFTVTLLVAAVGLVAGLALFGGGPVTLLSGTQVGFGEGLLRLLAVCGYLAVGLCALGAVGLFVSTLTEQPMGATIAITMLSVTSFVLDSITQLDWLHPYLLTHHWQAFVELLRDPVSFDALRPGLLSAAAYIVVFLSAAWARFGARDVTS; encoded by the coding sequence ATGTCAGCGGTTGACGCGGTGGGTGATGCGGTGGCTTCCCGGCCCGACAGAACCGAGGTGACCGGGCCGGGTGCAACGACGGACGCTCGTCGGCCCCGGCCGTCCACCCGTGCGGTCAGCACCCGCTTCTTCCGCTCCGAGCTGCGGCTGATCTTCGGGCGTCGGCGCAACCAGGCCGGGATGATGGCGCTGGCGGCCGTACCCGTGATCATCGCTGTCGCGATGCGGGTGACCGACGCCCCGGCGGAAGGCGGCGACGGCCCCGGGTTCTTCTCCTCGATCACCGGCAACGGCCTCTTCGTCGCCCTGGCCGCTCTCGGGTTGGAACTGGGGCTGTTCCTGCCGATCGCGGTGGCGGCGATCGCCGGGGACAGCGTGGCCGGCGAGGCCAACTCCGGCACCCTGCGGTACCTGCTGACCGTGCCGGTCGGCCGGAACCGGCTGCTCGCCGTCAAGTACGCCGGCATCGTCGTCTTCGCGTTCACCGTGACGCTGCTGGTCGCCGCGGTCGGCCTGGTCGCCGGGCTGGCCCTGTTCGGCGGTGGGCCGGTGACCCTGCTCTCCGGAACCCAGGTCGGTTTCGGAGAGGGACTGCTCCGGCTGCTCGCCGTCTGCGGCTATCTGGCGGTGGGGCTGTGTGCGCTGGGCGCGGTGGGGCTGTTTGTCTCCACGCTCACCGAGCAGCCGATGGGCGCCACCATCGCGATCACCATGCTGTCGGTGACCAGCTTCGTACTCGACTCCATCACGCAGCTCGACTGGCTGCACCCGTACCTGCTGACGCACCACTGGCAGGCGTTCGTCGAACTGCTCCGGGATCCGGTGTCGTTCGACGCGCTGCGGCCGGGGCTGCTCTCGGCGGCGGCGTACATCGTGGTGTTCCTCTCCGCGGCCTGGGCCCGGTTCGGCGCCCGCGACGTGACCAGCTGA
- a CDS encoding ABC transporter ATP-binding protein: MPELAVQSRGLSKRFGRQVAVDAVDLAVPRGSVYGFLGPNGSGKTTTIRMLLGLIRPTSGGHTLLGERMPDRAASVLPRIGALVEGPAFHPYLSGTENLRRLDAADLTVDPASAGNRIGAALDRVGLTAAAGKRYRAYSLGMRQRLALAAAMLAPRDLLILDEPTNGLDPQGTREVRSLVAALAAEGATVLLSTHLLAEVEQVCTDVGVMHQGRLVAQAPLAELRAAATPRAQVTTDRPVEAARVLRELGLTDVATATREASGILGPVPPEKVVAALVHAAVPVRGFAVVAPDLEELFVSLTGEGFDVSG; this comes from the coding sequence GTGCCGGAACTAGCGGTGCAGAGCCGAGGGCTCAGCAAGCGGTTCGGCCGCCAGGTCGCGGTGGACGCCGTCGACCTGGCGGTCCCGCGTGGCTCCGTGTACGGCTTCCTCGGCCCCAACGGCTCCGGCAAGACCACCACGATCCGGATGCTGCTCGGGCTGATCCGGCCCACGTCGGGCGGGCACACGCTGCTCGGCGAACGGATGCCGGACCGGGCGGCGAGCGTACTGCCCCGGATCGGGGCGCTGGTGGAGGGTCCGGCGTTCCATCCGTACCTCTCGGGTACGGAGAACCTGCGCCGGCTGGACGCGGCGGACCTCACCGTCGATCCGGCCTCCGCCGGGAACCGGATCGGCGCGGCACTGGACCGGGTCGGGCTGACCGCCGCGGCCGGCAAGCGGTACCGGGCGTACTCGCTCGGCATGCGGCAGCGGCTGGCGCTGGCCGCGGCGATGCTCGCACCCCGGGATCTGCTGATCCTGGACGAGCCGACGAACGGGCTCGACCCGCAGGGCACCCGGGAGGTCCGGAGCCTGGTCGCCGCGCTCGCCGCCGAGGGTGCGACCGTACTGCTCTCCACCCACCTGCTCGCCGAGGTGGAGCAGGTCTGCACCGACGTGGGCGTCATGCACCAGGGACGGCTGGTCGCCCAGGCGCCGCTGGCGGAGTTGCGGGCCGCGGCCACGCCCCGGGCCCAGGTGACGACGGACCGGCCGGTCGAGGCCGCCCGGGTACTCCGCGAACTGGGGCTCACCGACGTCGCCACGGCGACCAGGGAGGCCAGCGGAATCCTCGGTCCGGTACCGCCGGAGAAGGTCGTCGCCGCGCTGGTGCACGCCGCCGTGCCGGTACGCGGCTTCGCGGTGGTCGCCCCGGATCTGGAGGAGCTGTTCGTCTCGCTCACCGGGGAGGGTTTCGATGTCAGCGGTTGA
- a CDS encoding LolA family protein, translating into MSVFHTRPALRWLVPTGAALAIIGGGAAVGTFASAAEPSLPERSAAQLLVDLQTARLDGLSGTVIKRADLGLPSLPGIGGRGSAELPSLISGTHTLRVWHAGPDKTRVALLGTLGETDVIRNGPDVWIWDSQKNEARHSTLDLGDGAAPKGRADHLPSTPQEAAEQALAAIDPSTEVSVGRSATIAGRDAYELVLEPRDATSLVGQIKIAIDAGEHVPLRFQIVPQGTRTPAFEIAFTQVDFDRPDPAQFTFNPPPGTKVTEEPLTADKPAAPPQLDKPTIVGTGWTTVLVARVPELGTAIGADADEAQAGMVRSLLDRLPKVTGEWGSGRLLSGKLFTALATDDGRVLIGAVTPERLYDVAQNNR; encoded by the coding sequence ATGTCTGTTTTCCACACCCGGCCCGCGTTGCGTTGGCTGGTCCCGACCGGGGCGGCCCTGGCAATCATCGGTGGTGGTGCTGCGGTCGGCACGTTCGCCTCGGCGGCCGAGCCGAGCCTGCCCGAACGCAGCGCCGCACAACTCCTCGTCGACCTGCAGACCGCCCGGCTGGACGGACTCTCCGGCACCGTGATCAAGCGCGCCGACCTCGGCCTGCCGAGCCTGCCCGGCATCGGCGGCCGGGGCAGCGCGGAGCTGCCCTCGTTGATCTCCGGTACGCACACCCTCCGGGTCTGGCACGCCGGCCCGGACAAGACCCGGGTCGCGCTCCTCGGCACGCTCGGCGAGACCGACGTGATCCGCAACGGCCCGGACGTGTGGATCTGGGACAGCCAGAAGAACGAGGCCCGGCACAGCACGCTGGACCTCGGGGACGGCGCGGCGCCGAAGGGCCGGGCCGACCACCTGCCGTCGACCCCGCAGGAGGCCGCCGAGCAGGCGCTCGCGGCGATCGATCCCAGTACCGAGGTCAGTGTCGGTCGGTCCGCCACGATCGCCGGCCGGGACGCCTACGAACTGGTACTCGAACCGCGTGACGCCACGTCGCTGGTCGGCCAGATCAAGATCGCAATCGACGCCGGCGAGCACGTGCCGCTGCGCTTCCAGATCGTTCCGCAGGGCACCCGGACGCCCGCGTTCGAGATCGCGTTCACCCAGGTGGACTTCGACCGCCCGGATCCGGCCCAGTTCACCTTCAACCCGCCGCCGGGAACGAAGGTTACCGAGGAGCCGCTGACCGCCGACAAGCCGGCCGCCCCGCCGCAGCTGGACAAGCCGACGATCGTCGGCACCGGCTGGACGACGGTGCTGGTCGCCCGGGTACCGGAACTCGGCACCGCCATCGGCGCGGACGCCGACGAGGCGCAGGCCGGCATGGTGCGGAGCCTCCTCGACAGGTTGCCGAAGGTGACCGGCGAGTGGGGCAGCGGCCGGCTGCTCAGCGGCAAGCTCTTCACCGCCCTGGCCACCGACGACGGCCGGGTACTGATCGGCGCGGTGACCCCGGAACGGCTCTACGACGTCGCCCAGAACAACAGGTGA
- a CDS encoding response regulator transcription factor: protein MRLLVVEDEARLATALQRGLQAEGFVVDVAGTGPEGLDLARHGGYDAMILDVMLPGLSGYRVVRQLRAERHWLPVLMLSAKDGEYDQADGLDCGADDYLTKPFSYVVLLARLRALLRRGAPRRPVVLVAGDLSLDPARRRVTRGGAEVELTAREYALLEYLLRRAGEVVSKTELLDHVWDASLQTAPNAVEVYVGYLRRKIGRDRLETIRGAGYRLVT from the coding sequence GTGCGGTTGCTGGTGGTGGAGGACGAGGCCCGACTGGCCACGGCGTTGCAACGCGGCCTACAGGCGGAGGGCTTCGTCGTCGACGTGGCCGGGACCGGCCCGGAGGGGCTCGACCTGGCCCGGCACGGCGGGTACGACGCCATGATCCTGGACGTGATGCTCCCCGGGCTCTCCGGCTACCGGGTGGTACGGCAGTTGCGGGCCGAACGCCACTGGCTGCCCGTACTGATGCTCTCGGCCAAGGACGGCGAGTACGACCAGGCCGACGGGCTGGACTGCGGCGCCGACGACTACCTGACCAAACCCTTCTCGTACGTCGTGCTGCTGGCCCGGCTGCGTGCCCTGCTGCGTCGAGGTGCCCCGCGCCGCCCGGTGGTGCTCGTGGCCGGTGATCTGAGTCTCGATCCGGCCCGTCGTCGGGTGACCCGGGGCGGGGCCGAGGTCGAACTCACCGCCCGGGAGTACGCGCTGCTGGAGTACCTGCTGCGCCGGGCGGGTGAGGTGGTCTCCAAGACCGAACTGCTGGACCACGTCTGGGACGCGAGCCTGCAGACCGCGCCGAACGCCGTCGAGGTGTACGTCGGCTACCTGCGTCGCAAGATCGGTCGGGACCGGCTGGAGACGATCCGGGGTGCCGGGTACCGGCTGGTGACATGA
- a CDS encoding MarR family winged helix-turn-helix transcriptional regulator, with protein sequence MVVMTRWLDPDEQRTWRAFLTASRALMATLDRELQRDAGMPHAYYEILVRLSEAPDRQLRMSDLADATGGSRSQLSHAVARLVESGWVRREECPTDRRGQVAVLTEYGFEVLSAAAPGHVDGVRRHLFDPLSPAQVDQLRRISEALVAHLEPDRPTS encoded by the coding sequence ATCGTCGTCATGACCCGATGGCTCGATCCCGATGAGCAGCGGACCTGGCGTGCCTTCCTGACCGCGTCCCGCGCCCTGATGGCGACCCTGGACCGGGAACTGCAACGCGACGCCGGCATGCCGCACGCGTACTACGAGATCCTGGTCCGGCTCTCCGAGGCGCCCGACCGGCAGCTACGGATGTCCGATCTCGCCGACGCCACCGGCGGCTCCCGCAGCCAGTTGTCCCACGCGGTCGCCCGGTTGGTCGAGTCCGGCTGGGTCCGCCGGGAGGAGTGCCCCACGGACCGCCGCGGTCAGGTCGCCGTGCTCACCGAGTACGGCTTCGAGGTGCTCTCCGCCGCCGCGCCCGGACACGTCGACGGGGTACGGCGGCACCTGTTCGACCCGCTCAGCCCGGCGCAGGTCGACCAGTTGCGGCGGATCAGCGAGGCGTTGGTCGCGCATCTCGAACCGGATCGCCCGACATCATGA
- a CDS encoding VOC family protein, whose amino-acid sequence MAIHRLNHAVLFVRELARSVAFYRDVLGFRPVAMTPDGFDGAAFLQAPGSTNDHDLGLFEVGAAAGPSGAGRTTVGLYHLAWEVDTLDELDATAARLSEAGALAGSSDHGSTKSLYAKDPDGLEFEVVWLVPADQLDEQTLTARKQISRLDLEREKRRYGGQTRGGVGISVPS is encoded by the coding sequence ATGGCGATTCACCGGCTCAACCACGCCGTACTCTTCGTTCGCGAGCTTGCCCGTAGCGTCGCGTTCTACCGCGACGTGCTCGGCTTCCGGCCGGTCGCGATGACCCCGGACGGGTTCGACGGCGCCGCCTTCCTTCAGGCGCCCGGATCCACCAACGACCACGACCTGGGCCTGTTCGAGGTCGGCGCGGCCGCCGGACCCTCCGGCGCCGGACGGACGACGGTCGGCCTCTACCACCTCGCCTGGGAGGTGGACACCCTCGACGAACTCGACGCGACCGCCGCGCGGCTCTCCGAGGCGGGCGCGCTGGCCGGCAGCTCCGACCACGGCAGCACCAAGAGCCTCTACGCCAAGGACCCGGACGGGCTGGAGTTCGAGGTGGTCTGGCTGGTCCCCGCCGACCAGCTCGACGAGCAGACCCTGACGGCGCGCAAGCAGATCTCCCGACTCGACCTGGAGCGCGAGAAGCGCCGGTACGGCGGCCAGACCCGAGGCGGAGTCGGCATCTCCGTCCCCTCCTGA
- a CDS encoding DUF4236 domain-containing protein has product MGLMFRKRKKYGPLILNFTENGFSSWSIKIGRWSWNSRARAHRVDLPGPLSWKQDKPRR; this is encoded by the coding sequence GTGGGTCTGATGTTCCGTAAGCGCAAGAAGTACGGTCCGCTGATTCTCAACTTCACCGAGAACGGTTTTTCCTCGTGGAGTATCAAGATCGGCCGCTGGTCGTGGAACTCCCGTGCCCGGGCGCACCGGGTCGACCTGCCCGGCCCGCTGTCCTGGAAGCAGGACAAGCCACGCCGGTAG
- a CDS encoding RrF2 family transcriptional regulator translates to MQISARGDYAVRAGLSLAAAYPSLMSAQALAAEQDLPRKFLEAVLADLRRAGIIRAQRGAEGGYTLARTPREVSVGMILRAVDGPLAGVRGLRPEETRYDGAAENLPRLWVAVRAAVRDVVDEVSLAELVSGRMPAHVRKLTTRPDAWQPR, encoded by the coding sequence GTGCAGATCTCCGCGCGAGGTGACTACGCGGTACGGGCCGGGCTGAGCCTCGCGGCGGCGTACCCGTCGTTGATGTCCGCCCAGGCCCTTGCGGCCGAACAGGATCTGCCCCGAAAGTTCCTCGAGGCGGTGCTGGCCGATCTCCGGCGGGCCGGGATCATCCGGGCCCAGCGTGGCGCGGAGGGCGGCTACACCCTGGCCAGGACGCCTCGGGAAGTCTCCGTCGGGATGATCCTGCGGGCCGTGGACGGCCCACTCGCCGGGGTACGCGGGCTGCGCCCCGAGGAGACCCGCTACGACGGCGCGGCCGAGAACCTGCCTCGGCTCTGGGTCGCCGTCCGTGCGGCGGTCCGTGACGTGGTCGACGAGGTGAGCCTCGCGGAGCTGGTCAGCGGCCGGATGCCGGCGCACGTCCGCAAGCTGACCACCCGGCCGGACGCCTGGCAACCGCGCTGA
- a CDS encoding helix-turn-helix transcriptional regulator: MVRFGQFPSDPGESPPPPEWAGIRTLTLRDFSLDPGSQRPLLLDRHLLILVTVGHGAQEVDFRTYPCRPGSLLWVQPGQVLRHGGPAGLDAIMVSWAPEAMGGLGAVRVAPPFGVGYWQLAGEDEDAVINEVSQLVVDCQRHRGDSLAADLLRHQLAVLLLRLALLPASPAPEAPPALDPAPSRLPVRDDAGNFWRLRHEVERSYGQTRRVEDYAGRLECSVRTLTRACLAATGRSAKQVIDDRVALEARRLLAATDLPVAEVGRRLGFPEPTNFGRFFQREVGHSPGAFRAGRRERA, translated from the coding sequence ATGGTCCGATTCGGTCAGTTTCCCAGCGACCCGGGTGAGTCGCCGCCCCCGCCCGAATGGGCCGGCATTCGCACCCTCACCCTGCGCGACTTCTCGCTCGATCCCGGGTCGCAGCGTCCACTGCTGCTCGACCGGCATCTGCTCATCCTGGTCACGGTCGGACACGGGGCGCAGGAGGTCGATTTTCGGACGTACCCGTGCCGGCCCGGTTCCCTGCTCTGGGTCCAGCCCGGTCAGGTCCTCCGACACGGCGGGCCGGCCGGGCTCGACGCGATCATGGTCTCCTGGGCTCCGGAGGCCATGGGCGGACTCGGGGCCGTGCGCGTCGCACCGCCGTTCGGCGTCGGCTACTGGCAGCTCGCCGGTGAGGACGAGGACGCCGTGATCAACGAGGTCAGCCAGCTGGTGGTGGACTGTCAGCGGCACCGAGGCGACAGTCTCGCCGCCGACCTGCTGCGACACCAGCTCGCCGTCCTGCTGCTGCGCCTGGCACTACTGCCGGCCAGCCCGGCCCCGGAGGCCCCGCCGGCCCTCGACCCCGCGCCGAGCCGCCTTCCGGTACGGGATGACGCCGGCAACTTCTGGCGGCTGCGGCACGAGGTCGAGCGCTCGTACGGGCAGACCCGGCGGGTCGAGGACTATGCCGGCCGGCTGGAGTGCTCGGTGCGTACCCTCACCCGGGCCTGCCTGGCCGCCACCGGACGCAGCGCCAAGCAGGTCATCGACGACCGGGTGGCGTTGGAGGCCCGGCGGCTGCTCGCCGCGACCGATCTCCCGGTCGCCGAGGTCGGTCGGCGCCTCGGCTTCCCCGAACCGACGAACTTCGGCCGGTTCTTCCAGCGGGAGGTAGGGCACAGTCCGGGCGCCTTCCGGGCCGGTCGTCGGGAGCGTGCATGA